The Mycobacterium sp. EPa45 genomic interval TCCGACGACCGGGCGGTCGGGGCTTGCTGGGCGAGGCGCAACGCGGATCGAATCGGCGCGGAGTTGATCGAGTTCGACAGCGGGCATTCACCGTTCTTCGCTCGGCCGGTCGAGTTAGCCCGGATGCTGGCGTCGCTGGCCGGAGACTGATGGCTCAGCCTTGAGTGGCTCCCACGTCGATGCACATGGCGGATGCGGTGACGTAGCGCGATTCATCCGAGGCCAACCAGGCCACGGCATTCGCCACGTCTTCGGGCATCGTGACGGCGTTGGGAATCAGTTGCTTTCCGAATCCGTTGTGCAGGGCCGGATTCGAACTGGCAGCCTCAGCCATGGCGTCCAGCATCCGGCCGGTACCCATCGGCGTCGCGACTGAACCCGGATTGAGGCTGTTCACTCGGATGTCGTACTTGCCGAGCTCGGCGGCGAATGCACGTGCCAGGCCGACAACGGCGTGCTTGCTTGCGGTATAGGCGATCATGAATGGCTCGTAGGTGATGCCGGCCGCCGACCCGACGAGGATGATAGAACCGCCGCGGCCACCCGCGATCACGTGCTTGGCGCCGGCCATCACCGTGTTCCACGTCCCGACCAGGTTGACGTCGATAACGTCTCGGAAGTCACTCGGGGACACTTGATCCCACGGAGCAGGCACGCAGATACCTGCGTTGGCGACGATCACGTCGAGGCGACCGAGCTCGGCCACGGCATCGTCGACAGCGGCGCACAGGGCGTCGTGGTCGCGCGTGTCGACCGCCGCGGTGACGGCTTGCCGACCATTGGCGGTGACCAGCCTCGCGGTCTCCGCCAGATCGGCGGGGGTCGCCGAGTCGTAGGGCACAGACGGCGGGAGCGGGCCTGCGACGTCGATCAGGATGACGTCGGCACCGTCGGCGCTGAGCCGCATCGCGTGCGCACGACCCTGTCCGCGAGCGGCTCCCGTGATCAAGGCAACTCGGCCCGTCATGTCCGGCATGGCGCTAACCTACCCCAGCCCGATAACGAATCTTCTCGAAATTGGAGAGCTATCACTCTCGGCATCGGTAACCTCCCCCCATGGGAACTCTCGACCGTCGTACTGCTTTCATCCTCGGGGCTTCGGCGGGCATCGCGAAGGCGAGCGCGAAGCTGCTTGCCGCTGATGGCGCCACACTCTTTTTGTTGGGCCGCTCCTCTACGCGGTTGGAGGCTACTCGCGCAGAGATCATCGAGGGGGCGCCGGATGCGCACGTTGTGATCCAGAAGGGCGACCCGGAGGACGAGGAGACGGTCAAGGCCGCGGCGGAGGCCGCGCATGCGGTTGCGGGACGTCTCGACATCGTCGTCGGCACAGTCGCATCCGGTGGTACCGGGCCGCTGGTGGAGCAAGACCTGGACACCTTCACCAACTTCGTCATGGGCAACCTGCGGTCGAACTTTCTGGCGCTGCGTTACTCGGCGCCGCTGATGACCGACGGCGGGTCGATCGTGTTCGTGTCGTCCACGTCGTCGCACATTCCGATGGACGGGCTCGGCCATTATTCGGCTGGCAAGGCAGCGTTGGAGATGCTCATCCGCGTGGCAGCATCAGAACTCGGCCCGAAGCGAATTCGCGTCAATGCGGTGCGCCCGGGGCTCACCGAGGCCGCGACCACTCAGGGCTACATCCACCTGCCGGAGCTGACGACCAGCTTCTTGGAGCGGGTTCCGTTGGGGCGGCTCGGCGTTTCCGACGACATCGCCCCGGCGATCCGCTATCTCGCCGGCCCCGAGTCGAGCTGGGTGACTGGGCAGAGCTTCGCAATCGATGGCGGCAATGAAGTCAGGGGTGCGCCCCGCGGCCCGATGTTCACCGTGTGACTAGCCGAGGTCGAGTGCACCCTGCGGTGCCGTGATGGGCAGATCCAGCGAGGTCGCGATGCCGGGGGCGGCGTCGACGACGTAGGGGATCGCGTTGACGACCCGCATTGCCGTCGCCTCCATCGCGTTGTCGTTGGCCGACTCTGCGGTGTCCTCT includes:
- a CDS encoding mycofactocin-coupled SDR family oxidoreductase, which encodes MPDMTGRVALITGAARGQGRAHAMRLSADGADVILIDVAGPLPPSVPYDSATPADLAETARLVTANGRQAVTAAVDTRDHDALCAAVDDAVAELGRLDVIVANAGICVPAPWDQVSPSDFRDVIDVNLVGTWNTVMAGAKHVIAGGRGGSIILVGSAAGITYEPFMIAYTASKHAVVGLARAFAAELGKYDIRVNSLNPGSVATPMGTGRMLDAMAEAASSNPALHNGFGKQLIPNAVTMPEDVANAVAWLASDESRYVTASAMCIDVGATQG
- a CDS encoding SDR family NAD(P)-dependent oxidoreductase, which encodes MGTLDRRTAFILGASAGIAKASAKLLAADGATLFLLGRSSTRLEATRAEIIEGAPDAHVVIQKGDPEDEETVKAAAEAAHAVAGRLDIVVGTVASGGTGPLVEQDLDTFTNFVMGNLRSNFLALRYSAPLMTDGGSIVFVSSTSSHIPMDGLGHYSAGKAALEMLIRVAASELGPKRIRVNAVRPGLTEAATTQGYIHLPELTTSFLERVPLGRLGVSDDIAPAIRYLAGPESSWVTGQSFAIDGGNEVRGAPRGPMFTV